TTATTTTAAATGATAACGAAATGTCGATTGCACCGAACGTTGGGGCATTGCATGACGTTTTAGGACGTCTGCGTACGGCAAAGGAATATTCACGTGCAAAAGAAGATTTGGAATCATTAATTCACAAAATTCCAATGGTTGGCGACAAGCTGGCCGCTACTGCAGAACGTGTGAAAGACAGCCTAAAGTATTTAGTTGTATCAGGTGTATTCTTTGAGGAATTAGGATTCAAATATTTAGGTCCGATTGATGGGCATGATTTTGAGGCACTGGAAAAAACATTGGAATATGCGAAAAAAGTACAAGGTCCTGTACTTGTCCATGTGTTGACGAAAAAAGGTAAAGGCTACAAACCTGCCGAAGACGATACAATCGGTACTTGGCATGGTACGGGTCCATATAAAATGGAAACAGGTGCTTTCGTAAAATCTTCAACAAAAGGTCCAGCGTGGAGCAGCTTAGTCGCAGAATCGGTTCGTAAATGCATGAAGGAAGATAACCGGATTGTTACGATTACACCGGCAATGCCTGTCGGTTCAAAACTTGAAGGCATTCAAAAAGACTTCCCGAATCGCTTCTTTGATGTAGGGATTGCCGAACAGCATGCAACAACAATGGCGGCAGGTCTTGCAACACAGCAAATGAAACCGTTTTTATCAATTTATTCGACGTTTTTACAGCGTGCGTATGACCAGGTGCTGCATGATATTGCACGCCCGAATTTAAATGTTTTCATCGGTATTGACCGTGCAGGCCTTGTTGGCGCGGACGGCGAAACACATCAAGGCGTATTTGATGTTTCGTTTTTACGTCATATCCCGAATATCGTCCTGATGATGCCTAAAGATGAAAATGAAGGTCAGCATATGGTGAAAACTGCAATTGATTATAATGATGGTCCAATCGCGCTTCGTTACCCTCGCGGCAATGGCTTAGGTGTTGAAATGGATGCGGAAATGAAAGCACTGCCGATCGGTTCATGGGAAGTGTTACGTGAAGGCTCAGATGCAGTTATTCTGACATTCGGTACAACGATTCCAATGGCATTGAAGGCAGCGGAACAGCTGGCATACCAAGGTATTGATGTACGTGTTGTTAATGCACGTTTCATTAAACCGATGGATGAAGTAATGCTGCATGAAATTATGCAGGAAAACTTGCCGATTTTAACAATTGAAGAATCATTGCTACAAGGTGGATTTGGTAGTGCAGTGGTGGAATTTGCAATTGATAAAAAATACCGCAATGTTCAAATTGAACGTATCGGGATTCCGGATGAATTTATCGAGCATGGTGAAGTTGATTTATTATTGGAAGAAATAAACGTGACAGCTGAAGAAGCGGTAAAACGTATTACACAGCTAGTACCGAATAAACAATCGGATAGGGTTTAATAAAGAATGACAAAGCAAAAAAAAGAACGAGTAGATGTAATGCTTGTTGAACGCGGGTTATGTGAGACGCGTGAAAAGGCAAAGCGCTCGATTATGGCTGGTCTCGTGTTCTCAAACGAAATCCGCATTGATAAAGCAGGGGAAAAGATCGAAATCGATGCACCGCTGCAAGTAAAAGGTTCACAGTTAAAATATGTGTCACGAGGCGGATTGAAGCTGGAAAAGGCACTTGAAATTTTTGATCTATCTGTAGAAGGTAAGCTAATGCTTGATATCGGCTCTTCAACAGGCGGATTTACGGATTGTGCACTACAAAACGGTGCGCGTCACTGCTATGCACTGGATGTTGGATCAAACCAGCTTGCATGGAAAATCCGTTCAGATGAGCGTGTAACGGTTATGGAAAAAACAAATTTCCGTTACACAAAGCCGGAAGATTTAGTAGAAGGCTTACCAAGTTTCGCGACAATCGATGTTTCATTCATTTCGCTATCGTTGATTCTACCTGTATTAAAAACGGTTTTAGTGCAAGGTGGCGATGTTATGGCACTTGTAAAGCCGCAATTCGAAGCAGGTCGTGAAAATGTAGGGAAAAAAGGTATTGTACGGGAGCCGAAAGTCCATCTAGCTGTTTTGGAAGAAACAGCAAAAATGGCAACGGAAATCGGATTTGTCGTAAAGGATGCTTCGTTTTCACCAATAACGGGCGGGGAAGGGAATATTGAATTTTTATTCCACTTATATAATTCGCATGACGGTGAGGAAGTTGAAGCCTTCACAAACTTCGAACAAGTCGTAAAAGAAGCGCATATGCAGCTGAAATAATGGAAAGCACAAAACAGATTCTTATGGATTTGTTTTGTGCTTTTTTGTATTAAATCTATAGGTAGTACAAATGTTGGGCATTAACGGAAATTGATTGGAATGAAGGGTGGCAGACTCCAGCGGGAAAAGCGCGAGGGAGAGACTAGAGGCTCGAGCCGCGCCCGCGGAAAGCGTCCGCCCGAAATGGAAATCAATGGACCATGAAGAAGTCGTAATAAAAGTGTCTGTTTAAATAAAAAAGAATAATTTTTATGCGAAATTTGTAGCTGATTACTTACTTTTTTATGTAGAAAACAGTCGGAAAAAACGGATTTTTGAACATATGTACGGTTTTTTCTTGTTTTTCCTTTATGCAAATGGTAGTGTAAATATACATATATTCCTATACATTTTAATGAGGTGACTTTTGTGAACAAAGGACAGCGCCATATACGCATCCGTGATATTATTACAAATAACGAAATCGAGACACAGGACGATTTAGTCGATCAGCTGAAAAATGCCGGGTACAACGTCACTCAAGCAACGGTTTCACGAGATATTAAAGAACTGCATTTAGTTAAAGTACCGTTACAGGACGGTCGTTATAAATATAGTTTACCAGCAGACCAACGTTTCAACCCAATTCAAAAATTGCATCGTTCGTTGGCAGATGCTTTCGTTTCGATTGATGGAGCGTCGCACTTTTTAGTAATGAAAACGTTGCCAGGGAATGCGAATGCAATCGGTTCATTATTGGATCATCTGGACTGGTCGGAAATTTTAGGTACGATTTGTGGGGACGATACGATTTTAATCATGTGTCGAACAGAGGACGAACGTGAAGAAATAAAAAATCGCTTATTAGATATGCTGTAAACCGAGGTGGAATGGTTTGTTAAGAGAATTAAGCATTCGAAATTTTGCTATTATTGATGATTTAACCGTTAGTTTTTTCGGGGGTTTAACTGTTTTGACAGGTGAAACAGGTGCCGGAAAATCAATCATTATTGATGCGGTTAATATATTGGCTGGCGGACGCGGCTCAACCGAGTTTATCCGCCACGGAGAAAAAAAGGCGGAACTTGGCGGATTATTTCATGTGAATAATAGTCAGCATCCGATTTTTGCGAAACTCGAAGAACATGGGATTGAATCAGAAGAAGATACGATTATTTTAAGACGTGATTTGCATGATTCAGGAAAAAGCGTTTGCAGAGTGAACGGCAAACTTGTTCCATTATCTGTTTTACGTGATATTGGCGGCAGTTTAATCGACATTCATGGGCAACATGAAAATCAGGAGCTTATGGATGAAAAATTCCATATCAATTTACTGGATCATTATGCACATAATAAGCTTCAGCCGGTGAAAGCGAAATACGATGAAGCGTATGAAGCGTATCGTCAATTAAAAAGAGAAGTGGCTGAGCTAAGCATGGACGAGCAGCGAATGGCGCAGCGTATTGATTTATATCAATTCCAAATCCAGGAGCTGGAACAGGCAGGTTTGAAAATTGATGAAGAAGAGGCATTGGATGAAGAGCGACTTCGTTTAATGAATTTCCATAAAATATTTGAACGTGCGAACATTGCGTATTCAGCGATTTCCGATGATGGAACAGGACTGGATTTCATCGGTAATGCGATGAATGCACTGGAAGACATTGTAGCGCTCGATTCGAATTTCAAAGAGGCTTCAGAAGCGGTCACTTCGAGTTTTTATGCATTGCAGGATGCAGCATATCAGGTGAAAAATGTGCTCGATGATTTAGAGTATGACGCAGAGCGCTTAAATGAGGTCGAGCAGCGGCTTGCTTTATATCAAACTATGAAACGTAAATATGGTACGACAGTTGAAGAGATTTTAACGTATCATGAAAAAATCGAGGAAGAGTTAAGCCAGCTTATGAACCGTGATGAAACATTGCAGAAAAATGAGCAATTGCTGGCGAAAATGGAAGCAGATCTAAATGAAATTGCAAAAGAATTGACGACAATCCGCAAAGAAAATGCGATTAAGCTTAGTGATGCCATTATGAATGAGTTGCGTATGCTTCATATGGAAAAAGCGCAGTTTATCGTTAAATTCGAGCCACTGAATCAGCTGGACGCAAACGGCAAGGATTTTGTCGCATTCTACATTTCTACAAATGTTGGGGAACCACCGAAGTCGCTGCCTAAAGTCGCTTCCGGCGGGGAACTTTCACG
This window of the Solibacillus isronensis genome carries:
- the dxs gene encoding 1-deoxy-D-xylulose-5-phosphate synthase — protein: MDLTKISSPSFLKDLNKKQLEALAVEIRAFLIEKCSITGGHIGPNLGVVELTIALHKAFNSPKDKFLWDVGHQAYVHKILTGRASQFDTLRQFKGLCGFPKLVESEHDMWETGHSSTSLSAAMGMAAARDIKGDKNFVVPIIGDGALTGGMALEALNHIGHEKTNMIVILNDNEMSIAPNVGALHDVLGRLRTAKEYSRAKEDLESLIHKIPMVGDKLAATAERVKDSLKYLVVSGVFFEELGFKYLGPIDGHDFEALEKTLEYAKKVQGPVLVHVLTKKGKGYKPAEDDTIGTWHGTGPYKMETGAFVKSSTKGPAWSSLVAESVRKCMKEDNRIVTITPAMPVGSKLEGIQKDFPNRFFDVGIAEQHATTMAAGLATQQMKPFLSIYSTFLQRAYDQVLHDIARPNLNVFIGIDRAGLVGADGETHQGVFDVSFLRHIPNIVLMMPKDENEGQHMVKTAIDYNDGPIALRYPRGNGLGVEMDAEMKALPIGSWEVLREGSDAVILTFGTTIPMALKAAEQLAYQGIDVRVVNARFIKPMDEVMLHEIMQENLPILTIEESLLQGGFGSAVVEFAIDKKYRNVQIERIGIPDEFIEHGEVDLLLEEINVTAEEAVKRITQLVPNKQSDRV
- a CDS encoding TlyA family RNA methyltransferase → MTKQKKERVDVMLVERGLCETREKAKRSIMAGLVFSNEIRIDKAGEKIEIDAPLQVKGSQLKYVSRGGLKLEKALEIFDLSVEGKLMLDIGSSTGGFTDCALQNGARHCYALDVGSNQLAWKIRSDERVTVMEKTNFRYTKPEDLVEGLPSFATIDVSFISLSLILPVLKTVLVQGGDVMALVKPQFEAGRENVGKKGIVREPKVHLAVLEETAKMATEIGFVVKDASFSPITGGEGNIEFLFHLYNSHDGEEVEAFTNFEQVVKEAHMQLK
- the ahrC gene encoding transcriptional regulator AhrC/ArgR encodes the protein MNKGQRHIRIRDIITNNEIETQDDLVDQLKNAGYNVTQATVSRDIKELHLVKVPLQDGRYKYSLPADQRFNPIQKLHRSLADAFVSIDGASHFLVMKTLPGNANAIGSLLDHLDWSEILGTICGDDTILIMCRTEDEREEIKNRLLDML
- the recN gene encoding DNA repair protein RecN, with product MLRELSIRNFAIIDDLTVSFFGGLTVLTGETGAGKSIIIDAVNILAGGRGSTEFIRHGEKKAELGGLFHVNNSQHPIFAKLEEHGIESEEDTIILRRDLHDSGKSVCRVNGKLVPLSVLRDIGGSLIDIHGQHENQELMDEKFHINLLDHYAHNKLQPVKAKYDEAYEAYRQLKREVAELSMDEQRMAQRIDLYQFQIQELEQAGLKIDEEEALDEERLRLMNFHKIFERANIAYSAISDDGTGLDFIGNAMNALEDIVALDSNFKEASEAVTSSFYALQDAAYQVKNVLDDLEYDAERLNEVEQRLALYQTMKRKYGTTVEEILTYHEKIEEELSQLMNRDETLQKNEQLLAKMEADLNEIAKELTTIRKENAIKLSDAIMNELRMLHMEKAQFIVKFEPLNQLDANGKDFVAFYISTNVGEPPKSLPKVASGGELSRMMLALKTIFSSSNGITSIIFDEVDTGVSGRVAQAIAEKIAAISVNSQVLCISHLPQVAAMADHHYYIKKQVEHNRTFTSITEMEEKERIVEISRMMSGAEITDLTLQHASELIHMANERKEMMN